One bacterium genomic region harbors:
- the rplU gene encoding 50S ribosomal protein L21 → MALYMEFAVIQTGGKQYPVAVGERITIEKLPGELKEGDNVTFDSVLLVEDGSDTTIGTPFIEGAAVHGTIEKIGRAKKVDVVKYKAKSRYFKRRGHRQPYMEVRITSLDGKVESGG, encoded by the coding sequence ATGGCTCTATACATGGAATTTGCGGTGATACAAACAGGGGGCAAGCAGTATCCGGTCGCTGTGGGCGAGAGGATCACGATTGAGAAGCTGCCCGGCGAGCTCAAGGAGGGCGACAATGTCACCTTCGACTCCGTGCTTCTTGTTGAGGACGGTTCCGACACTACGATCGGCACGCCGTTTATCGAAGGGGCGGCGGTGCACGGCACGATCGAGAAAATCGGCCGCGCCAAGAAGGTTGACGTGGTGAAGTACAAGGCAAAGAGCCGCTACTTTAAGCGCCGCGGCCACCGGCAGCCGTATATGGAGGTGAGGATTACGTCGCTTGATGGGAAAGTGGAAAGTGGAGGGTAG
- a CDS encoding toprim domain-containing protein, whose protein sequence is MDSLSKLSDLFMKFPGIGPRQARRFVYFLLREDDRYRSELVRLVAELSTSVAQCALCGRFFERRVKADVAECPICSDPRREKSVLMVVEKDADLEVVERSGCYRGRYFVLGGTLPLTESTALRWPRLASLKEKIAERDELKEIVLALSLTTEGEHTASLLTELLREATEQNHVKLSTLGRGLSSGLEIEYSDPETLRQALESRRNTLTERKPVQK, encoded by the coding sequence ATGGACTCTCTCTCAAAACTCTCGGATCTCTTCATGAAATTCCCCGGCATCGGGCCGCGGCAGGCGCGGCGATTCGTGTATTTTCTCTTGCGTGAAGATGACCGCTACCGCAGCGAGCTTGTTCGACTCGTAGCAGAACTCAGCACGAGTGTGGCACAGTGCGCGCTGTGCGGCAGATTTTTTGAGCGACGCGTGAAGGCCGATGTTGCCGAGTGCCCGATCTGCAGCGATCCCCGCCGCGAGAAGAGCGTCCTCATGGTCGTCGAGAAAGACGCCGACCTTGAGGTCGTGGAGCGGAGCGGCTGCTACAGAGGGCGCTATTTTGTCCTCGGCGGCACGCTCCCGCTCACAGAGAGCACAGCCCTGCGCTGGCCACGTCTCGCATCGCTCAAGGAAAAAATCGCCGAACGCGATGAACTTAAAGAAATCGTCCTCGCGCTCTCGCTCACGACCGAAGGCGAACACACCGCCTCCCTCCTCACGGAGCTGCTCCGTGAAGCCACGGAACAGAACCACGTCAAACTCTCGACGCTTGGCCGCGGTCTCTCGAGCGGGCTCGAGATCGAGTACTCGGACCCTGAGACGCTGCGACAAGCGCTCGAGAGTCGCAGAAATACGCTGACTGAACGCAAACCTGTGCAGAAATAA
- the pheS gene encoding phenylalanine--tRNA ligase subunit alpha translates to MKNQEKSSPLESLTINFRPGHLHPLTQVMERIAAVFTALGFAIADGPEIETEYYNFDALNIPADHPARDMQDTFWLAEPKSEFPISKNQFPNTTNVERADAGATSQKLLLRTHISSLQVRYMEAHGPPFRMISSGRVYRHEATDATHEAQYHYTEGLAVEQSASLAQLKYVLDAFAKSIFGESMKSRFRPAYFPFVEPGVEVDLSCVACGGVGGACSVCKGTGWVEVLGAGMVHPQVLTNGGIDPALWRGYAFGVGVDRIAMLLYGIPDIRLFYNGDLRVVNQF, encoded by the coding sequence ATGAAAAACCAAGAAAAGTCATCCCCTCTCGAATCCCTAACCATTAACTTCCGACCCGGACACCTCCACCCACTCACGCAGGTGATGGAGCGGATCGCGGCTGTCTTTACTGCACTTGGGTTCGCGATTGCAGACGGGCCGGAGATCGAAACTGAGTATTACAATTTCGACGCGCTCAATATCCCCGCCGATCATCCGGCGCGTGATATGCAGGACACTTTTTGGCTCGCGGAGCCGAAAAGTGAATTTCCAATTTCCAAAAACCAATTTCCAAATACGACGAACGTCGAGCGCGCGGATGCCGGGGCAACGTCACAGAAACTTTTGCTCCGCACGCACATAAGCTCACTTCAGGTGCGTTATATGGAGGCACATGGACCGCCGTTTCGGATGATATCGAGTGGGCGGGTGTATCGGCACGAGGCGACAGATGCGACGCATGAGGCCCAATACCACTACACGGAGGGGCTTGCCGTGGAGCAAAGCGCCTCGCTGGCGCAGTTGAAGTACGTGCTGGACGCATTTGCAAAAAGCATTTTCGGCGAGAGTATGAAGAGTCGTTTTCGCCCTGCGTACTTTCCGTTTGTCGAGCCGGGGGTTGAAGTGGACCTCTCGTGCGTCGCGTGTGGCGGCGTTGGTGGGGCGTGCAGCGTGTGCAAGGGCACCGGCTGGGTGGAGGTGCTTGGCGCTGGCATGGTGCACCCGCAGGTGCTCACGAACGGCGGCATTGACCCCGCGCTCTGGCGCGGTTATGCATTCGGCGTTGGCGTTGATCGCATCGCCATGCTTCTCTACGGGATTCCGGATATACGATTGTTTTATAACGGCGACCTGCGCGTGGTGAATCAGTTTTGA
- a CDS encoding phenylalanine--tRNA ligase subunit beta, translated as MKISYNWLQSFFDQKLPQPREVAEALTMHSFEVEALREADKDTIFDIDILPNRAHDCLAHYGVAREVSTLFNLPLSRAPLTAVLPEWPASSRLFVSIEDAHLCPRYSALVIENIAVAPSPEWLIERLRAIGERSINNIVDAMNYVMFDIGQPLHAFDLEQFAVSEGAVAISVRGARENEKITTLEGLECALPQGTLLVTDASTNAALGIAGIKGGSSTAIRPETEHIIIEAANFDPVLIRKSSRALGIRTAASVRFEHGLALDLTLHALREAAALIQKIAATSETRIEGYVDSRGEADGAAQERGRPITISIGDVGGVLGAAFTEDDVAATLKRLGFSFSAAADGNFFVTPPFERLDIGAKEDLAEEIGRVWGYGRLTPQPPRPPEQSPEMNKRFAYTSAIRHLLARQGFSEVYMYAFAGAGAVELANPLASDKKFLRDSLVPGIIGALEQNLANMDFLGLERVRIFEIGTVFRAEGERLVLALAAGERQSRSGIHTPEEELDRTLTSLRELCGEVFLKKNVGVREVGKNRAIYEVGMEKVNLAEAFESFTVLSMQPWRESSSEHARFQAISPYPFVVRDIALWVEVGSGLPAEARLATRELGEARAEAGARAKAEKLEFGFVTDEVRGSIEKAAGDLLVGIRLFDTFEKEGRTSYAFRLVFQSSARTLTDEEVNYQMWQITQALGEHDGFEVR; from the coding sequence ATGAAAATCAGTTACAACTGGCTCCAATCTTTTTTTGATCAAAAGCTTCCGCAACCGCGGGAGGTCGCGGAGGCGCTCACGATGCATAGCTTTGAAGTCGAGGCGCTCCGCGAGGCGGACAAGGATACCATTTTTGATATTGACATACTGCCGAATCGCGCGCACGACTGCCTTGCGCACTACGGCGTGGCGCGGGAAGTTTCGACGCTCTTCAATCTGCCGCTCTCGCGCGCGCCGCTCACCGCTGTCCTTCCCGAGTGGCCAGCTTCCTCCCGTCTCTTTGTGAGCATTGAGGACGCTCACCTCTGTCCGCGCTACAGCGCGCTGGTGATCGAGAACATCGCGGTGGCCCCGTCGCCCGAGTGGCTCATCGAGCGCCTTCGCGCGATTGGCGAGCGGTCGATTAACAATATCGTGGACGCGATGAATTATGTGATGTTTGACATCGGCCAGCCGCTCCACGCGTTTGACCTCGAGCAGTTTGCGGTTTCCGAGGGCGCCGTGGCAATCAGCGTGCGCGGTGCTCGTGAGAACGAGAAGATAACGACGCTCGAAGGCCTCGAGTGCGCTCTTCCCCAAGGGACGCTCCTCGTCACAGACGCAAGCACGAACGCTGCACTTGGCATTGCCGGCATCAAAGGCGGGAGCAGCACCGCGATTCGGCCGGAGACCGAGCATATCATCATCGAGGCGGCGAATTTTGATCCGGTGCTCATTCGGAAAAGTTCCCGTGCTCTTGGCATCCGTACCGCGGCATCGGTGCGTTTTGAGCACGGGCTTGCTCTCGACCTTACGCTTCACGCGCTCCGTGAGGCCGCGGCTCTGATTCAGAAGATTGCCGCGACGTCGGAGACGAGAATCGAGGGATACGTTGACTCTCGAGGGGAAGCGGACGGCGCAGCACAAGAGAGAGGGCGGCCCATTACGATTAGTATTGGCGATGTCGGCGGCGTGCTTGGGGCCGCGTTTACCGAAGACGATGTTGCGGCAACGCTGAAGCGGCTCGGGTTTTCTTTTTCGGCCGCTGCGGACGGGAATTTTTTCGTAACGCCGCCATTCGAGCGGTTGGACATCGGAGCCAAAGAGGACCTCGCGGAGGAGATCGGACGCGTGTGGGGTTACGGGCGCCTCACGCCGCAGCCGCCACGGCCTCCGGAGCAGTCGCCTGAAATGAATAAGCGATTTGCGTATACGAGCGCGATCCGGCACCTCCTCGCGCGGCAGGGGTTTTCCGAGGTGTACATGTATGCGTTTGCTGGAGCGGGCGCAGTCGAGCTCGCGAACCCTCTTGCGAGCGACAAAAAGTTTCTGCGCGATTCATTGGTGCCTGGTATCATCGGCGCTCTTGAGCAGAATCTCGCGAACATGGACTTCCTCGGTCTCGAGCGCGTGAGGATATTTGAAATAGGAACGGTGTTTCGCGCTGAAGGTGAGCGGCTTGTGCTTGCACTTGCCGCAGGGGAGAGGCAGTCGCGAAGCGGCATACATACTCCGGAGGAGGAGCTTGATCGTACACTCACGAGCCTCCGCGAGCTCTGCGGTGAAGTGTTTTTGAAAAAGAACGTCGGAGTGCGTGAGGTCGGCAAGAATCGCGCCATCTACGAAGTCGGAATGGAGAAAGTGAATCTCGCGGAAGCTTTTGAGTCGTTCACCGTGCTTTCCATGCAACCATGGCGCGAGTCGTCGTCCGAGCACGCGCGCTTTCAGGCGATTTCACCGTATCCGTTTGTGGTGCGCGACATCGCACTGTGGGTGGAAGTTGGAAGTGGCTTGCCCGCCGAAGCTCGGCTCGCCACGCGAGAGCTCGGCGAGGCGAGGGCGGAGGCGGGAGCTCGGGCGAAGGCGGAGAAGTTAGAATTTGGGTTCGTGACGGACGAGGTTCGTGGTAGTATAGAAAAAGCTGCAGGCGACTTGCTCGTTGGGATACGCCTCTTTGATACCTTTGAGAAAGAAGGTCGCACCTCCTACGCCTTCCGGCTTGTCTTCCAGTCTTCCGCGCGCACGCTCACCGACGAGGAGGTGAATTATCAGATGTGGCAGATTACGCAGGCGCTCGGGGAGCACGATGGCTTTGAGGTTAGGTGA
- a CDS encoding ATP-binding protein, translating to MKTAKPGNGYGADQIQVLEGLEPVRRRPGMYIGTTGPDGLHHLVVEVFDNSRDEAMAGFGGDIELALLPGNRVRVVDNGRGIPVERHPQTKVSTLETVMTTLHAGGKFGSGGYTVSGGLHGVGVSVVNALSERLRAEVHRDGSAHAQEYRRGEPLAAAKRIGASERTGTIITFEPDATVFKDGISFDWKRIVDHMRQQAYLVKGMRITLLDARAYEGKFDDQKVFYLRDLGLDLPSTSFYFEGGLLSLVRFYNQSEKPVHKSIFYIEKEARALGVESVEIAFQYVDDISYRILAFANNTFNGEGGTHLTGFKGSLTRTLNSYARANNLLKEKDENFTGEDVLEGLTAVISVKLREIQFEGQTKAKLGSVEARTALEGVMNEALSNFLEENPDEARAIIGKVSLAMRARKAAKAAKDSVLRKGALEGMTLPGKLADCQSKKREETELFVVEGDSAGGCWSGDTKVALADGRHLSFLELVKEHEEGKQNFCYTMQENGHIGLAPIESPRRTKQNADVIKVTLDTGDDLLCTPDHLFRLVDGSYIPAYNLTSSHSLAPLYRKISKKGEGTQLNGYEMVFDPQAHKWMPTHILADIYNLKKNVYVTTDGNHRHHFDFNKRNNNPTNIKRVTYEQHMAYHHAYIERTLHRPDVKQKSIDSKRIAEFRERARAKSLEKRELFSENAKRQWQDEDYKTYMVQKFLDYYSSNESYRKRNNALLDKAQREYWSDNENRRVQSDRVRVFFEAHPERKAWLSREAKRQWDSESLRAWRGETTRLQWTPAFREKRREAYNETYLRKALGVLHELYAENGTIDYARYNALRRERNDRSIIRHDTICERFFDGDMGRMEEAVVNYNHRIVRIERLEEPMDVYDLEVPGTHNFALASGVFVHNSAKMARDRVTQAILPLFGKVLNAERARLDKILASDKFRALVIALGTGIGEGVDLEKLRYGRIIIMADADVDGSHIKTLYLTFFYRQLRDIIERGHLYIAVPPLYKITRGKEAHYVFTDDEKAAYLKKLGVAIDDVSELEEEGEDGEGDAAAGGEAPGGGEREAGGSAEEGKPKKTPKVSVQRYKGLGEMSADELWETTMDPASRLLHHVMIEDAAEADKVFDILMGTDVPARKSFIQSNAKLANLDI from the coding sequence ATGAAAACGGCAAAGCCGGGGAATGGCTACGGCGCCGATCAGATCCAGGTGCTCGAGGGCCTCGAGCCGGTGCGCCGCAGGCCCGGCATGTACATCGGCACGACCGGGCCCGACGGCCTGCATCATCTGGTCGTCGAGGTGTTTGACAACTCGCGCGACGAGGCGATGGCGGGCTTTGGCGGCGACATCGAGCTTGCGCTTCTCCCGGGTAACCGCGTGCGCGTTGTGGACAACGGCCGCGGCATTCCGGTGGAACGCCATCCGCAGACCAAAGTTTCGACACTTGAAACCGTGATGACGACGCTCCATGCGGGAGGCAAGTTCGGCTCCGGCGGCTACACGGTGAGCGGCGGGCTCCATGGCGTCGGCGTCTCGGTCGTGAACGCGCTCTCGGAGCGGCTCCGCGCCGAGGTGCACCGCGACGGCAGCGCTCACGCGCAGGAGTACCGCCGCGGCGAGCCGCTCGCGGCGGCGAAGCGCATCGGCGCGTCGGAGCGCACTGGCACTATCATTACCTTCGAGCCGGACGCAACCGTATTTAAAGACGGCATCAGTTTTGACTGGAAGCGCATCGTGGACCACATGCGCCAACAGGCGTACCTCGTGAAAGGAATGCGTATTACGCTCCTTGATGCGCGCGCGTATGAGGGGAAGTTCGATGACCAAAAAGTGTTCTACCTGCGTGATCTCGGGCTCGATCTCCCCTCGACGTCGTTTTACTTTGAAGGTGGCCTGCTCTCGCTCGTACGGTTTTACAATCAGTCGGAGAAGCCGGTGCACAAGAGCATTTTTTATATTGAAAAAGAAGCGCGCGCGCTCGGCGTCGAGTCTGTGGAAATTGCGTTTCAGTACGTGGACGATATCTCGTACCGCATCCTCGCGTTTGCGAATAATACGTTCAACGGCGAGGGCGGCACACATCTTACCGGCTTCAAGGGCTCGCTCACTCGCACGCTGAATAGCTACGCGCGCGCGAACAATCTTCTCAAGGAGAAAGACGAAAATTTCACCGGCGAGGACGTGCTCGAGGGGCTCACCGCGGTGATTAGCGTGAAGCTCCGCGAGATACAGTTTGAAGGGCAGACGAAGGCAAAGCTCGGCTCAGTCGAGGCGCGTACGGCGCTTGAGGGCGTGATGAACGAGGCGCTTTCGAATTTTCTTGAGGAGAATCCGGACGAAGCGCGCGCGATCATCGGCAAAGTTTCGCTTGCGATGCGGGCGCGGAAAGCCGCGAAAGCCGCAAAAGACAGCGTGCTCCGCAAAGGCGCGCTCGAGGGCATGACGCTTCCGGGCAAGCTCGCCGACTGTCAGAGCAAAAAGCGCGAGGAGACGGAACTTTTCGTGGTGGAAGGCGACAGCGCCGGAGGATGTTGGAGTGGAGATACAAAGGTGGCGTTAGCTGACGGACGACATCTTAGCTTTTTAGAGTTGGTTAAAGAGCATGAGGAAGGCAAGCAGAATTTTTGTTACACCATGCAGGAAAACGGACATATCGGTTTAGCACCAATCGAAAGTCCGAGACGGACGAAACAAAATGCCGACGTGATTAAGGTGACTCTCGACACAGGCGATGACCTTCTTTGTACCCCCGACCACCTCTTTCGACTCGTGGACGGTAGTTACATTCCTGCGTACAACCTAACGTCAAGCCACAGTTTAGCGCCCCTGTATCGCAAAATATCAAAAAAGGGAGAAGGAACACAACTGAACGGGTACGAGATGGTTTTTGACCCTCAAGCACATAAATGGATGCCAACCCATATTCTTGCTGATATATATAATTTGAAAAAAAACGTCTATGTAACAACTGATGGTAACCACCGGCATCATTTTGATTTTAATAAGAGGAATAATAATCCGACGAACATTAAACGAGTAACGTATGAGCAGCACATGGCGTACCACCATGCCTACATAGAAAGGACGTTACATCGTCCTGATGTTAAGCAGAAATCTATTGACTCAAAACGTATCGCGGAGTTTCGTGAACGTGCGAGGGCAAAGTCGCTCGAAAAGCGCGAGCTTTTTAGTGAGAATGCAAAACGACAGTGGCAGGATGAGGACTATAAGACGTATATGGTCCAAAAATTTCTCGATTACTATTCGAGTAACGAATCGTATCGTAAGCGCAATAACGCTCTGCTCGATAAAGCGCAGCGTGAATATTGGAGCGATAACGAAAATCGTCGTGTGCAGTCCGATCGCGTGCGTGTGTTTTTCGAAGCACATCCGGAACGGAAAGCGTGGTTGTCGCGAGAAGCGAAGCGGCAATGGGACAGCGAATCGCTGCGCGCATGGCGGGGTGAGACAACGCGCCTACAATGGACTCCGGCGTTTCGTGAAAAACGTCGGGAGGCGTACAACGAGACCTATCTACGTAAGGCGCTCGGTGTCTTGCATGAGCTCTACGCGGAAAACGGCACCATCGATTATGCGCGCTATAACGCGCTTCGCAGAGAACGAAATGACCGGAGCATTATTCGCCACGACACAATATGCGAGCGATTTTTTGACGGCGACATGGGACGTATGGAGGAGGCAGTGGTGAATTATAACCACCGCATCGTAAGGATTGAGCGGCTTGAGGAGCCGATGGATGTTTATGATCTTGAGGTCCCCGGCACGCACAACTTCGCGCTTGCATCGGGCGTGTTCGTCCACAATAGCGCAAAAATGGCGCGGGACCGGGTAACACAGGCGATTCTGCCGCTCTTCGGCAAGGTGCTCAATGCCGAGCGCGCGCGGCTTGATAAAATTTTGGCATCGGACAAATTCCGCGCGCTTGTGATCGCGCTCGGCACGGGGATCGGCGAGGGGGTTGATCTCGAGAAGCTCCGCTACGGCCGCATCATCATCATGGCCGATGCGGACGTTGACGGGTCGCACATCAAGACGCTCTACCTTACCTTTTTTTATCGCCAGCTGCGCGACATTATCGAGCGCGGGCACCTCTACATCGCCGTGCCGCCGCTCTATAAAATTACGCGAGGCAAAGAGGCGCACTACGTGTTTACCGATGACGAGAAGGCGGCGTATCTCAAAAAACTCGGCGTTGCGATTGATGACGTCTCGGAGCTTGAAGAGGAAGGGGAGGATGGAGAAGGGGATGCGGCTGCGGGCGGCGAGGCACCCGGAGGCGGAGAGCGCGAGGCAGGAGGAAGCGCGGAAGAGGGAAAACCGAAGAAAACCCCAAAGGTCTCGGTCCAGCGCTACAAGGGCCTCGGCGAGATGAGCGCGGACGAGCTCTGGGAGACCACGATGGACCCGGCGAGCCGCCTGCTTCACCATGTGATGATCGAGGATGCCGCCGAGGCGGACAAAGTCTTTGACATCCTCATGGGCACCGATGTTCCGGCGCGCAAAAGTTTTATCCAGAGCAACGCGAAATTGGCGAATCTTGATATATAG